CGTACCGGCCAGGGAGGCCTATATCGGCATCACCGACCGGGTCTTCACCCGAATCGGGGCCTCCGACGACCTGGCCAAAGGGGTCAGCACATTTATGGCCGAGATGAACGAGACCGGGAATATCCTGAACAACGCCACCGTCCGGAGCCTGGTGCTGCTGGATGAGATCGGGCGGGGCACCAGCACCTTCGACGGGCTGGCCATCGCCTGGGCGGTCAGCGAATACCTGCATGATCAGATCGGCTGCCGGACCCTGTTTGCCACCCATTATCATGAGCTGACCGAACTGGCCGTCCAGCTACCTGGAGTGCAGAATTATTCCATGGCGGTCAAGGAATGGGGAGATGAGATCATCTTCCTGCGGCAGGTGGTCAAGGGCAGCGCCGGGCAGAGCTACGGGGTGCAGGTGGCCCGGCTGGCCGGCATCCCGGCCAGGGTGATCTCCCGGGCCAGGGAGATACTGGACAACCTGGAGCAGGATGCCCTGCTGTCCGATGCCACGCCCCGCCTGGCCAGGCATGGGCAGATCCGCCAAGAGGAAGACCGATTGGAGCTTTTCAGCCGAGAGGAGCAGGAGATCCTGCGGGAGATCAAACATCTGCAGCCCGAGACCATGACCCCCATCGAGGCTCTTAACAGATTAGCCAAATTAAAAAAAATGTCTGGAGAGGAATGACCTATGGCCCTGAAAGATTTTGACCAGCAGGAAAACCGGGAGCTTAATAGCCGGATGCCGAATGAGCAAGAGCCCGGCCAGAGCAACTCTCCGGAAGGTATGGAGGACTCCAGTGGCGGCTTCTTCAGCCGGATGGCCAGGTCCGCCAAGAGGATCAGCCGGGCCCTGTCGGTAAAGGATGAGTTCCGGGTGACCGATGAAGACGTCCCTGTCGAAAATCCCGTATTGCCGTCAGAAGACAGTTCAGCCGAAACCGATTCCGAGGAGACAAAAGATATAACTGTTGAGTTGGAAGCTGATGCTTCGGAAGAATTCTCCTTTCCGGCAGAGACCGAGGTCGGGTCGGAACAGGAAGCCTATCTTCAGGACGATCCGGAAGGGGACCCCGATACCCGGCAGGTGGAATCCGAAAAGGAGTCTAAAGGTGGCATTTTTAGCCGACTATTTGGCAGGATTTTCAAAAAAGCTCTCGAGCCCATCCCAGAACAGGATCCTGCAGAACAAACTTGGAATGAAAATAATGAAGGCCCGGAAAATATATCCGATCCTGTGCCAGCTGTGGAGCCGGAGGGTTTTGCCCCGGCGCCAGCTGTCGAGGATAAACCGGAATATGTAGAGTACGAAGCACCTATGGATCAGGGCCGGGAACCGGAACCTGCCGGAGCTCCTGCTCTGAGCATTTTGACCCGTATTTTCCAGCGCCAGGAGAAGCCGATTGACGAGGCGCTGGAGATCAAGAAGCTGGAGAAAAAATTCATCGACGGCCAGATAAAACAGCGCCGCAAGGATGAGGCCAAATTACTCAGGCAAATAAGGCGCAGTAAAAAGGAACGCAAATCGACCCTAGACTCACTGGACAAATACCGGGATCAGCTCAAGGAGACCATTGCCACCCTGAAAGCCAGGGAGGCTGATGTCAAAACCCTGGAAAAACAAAGCATATCGCTGCAGGAGGAGATCGAAAGGGATTCGGCCCAACAGGGAACACTGAATCAGGAGAACCTGGCCTCCGAAACAAAACTTGATCAGCTGAGACAGAAGATTGCCGATACCGAGCAGAACCTGCAAAAAATCTCCGCCGAACATGCCCTGCGCCAGAACGAACAGCAGGCCCTTAATGAGCTGATGGAGAAGACCCAGCAGAGGGTGGATAGCCTTGGCTCAGAAGTGGCGGACCTGGATAAACGCCGGACTGAGAACGAGAATATCCTGCTGGACCTGAACTCCCAGATAATACATGCCGAGCAGGATAAACAGGATAAGCTGCAACAAGGGGTGATGGCCTCGGAGGCCACCGCCAAGGTAGAAAAAACCCTGGACGAAAAACGGCACCAGGTGGCGGTGTTGGAGACGGTGGCGGCCGAATTGCAGAAGGACCTCTCCGGCAAGCAGGCCTCGCTGCAGGAGCTGCCCGGCCAGATAGAATCGCTGAAGCAGACGGTGGAACAGAACCAGGCCCAGATGGACCAAACCACCCAGGAGCTTTCCGAGCTGGAGAACCAAAAGGTGCAGCTCAATCAGCAGACCTACCAGGCCAGGCTGGAACTGGAGAAGACCGAGGAACAGCGCCGGAAGAACGAATCTGAATTGGATCGCCTGAATATAGAATTGACCAGTTCCAACAGTCTGTTGGTGGAAAGGAACCGTCAGGTGTCCGCCTTGGATACCGGGCTGGCGGAACTTAAAGAGAGCATTGAGAAAAAGCAGGAGATAATCATCCAGCTTCAGCAGAAGATAGAATCGCTCCGGCAGAGCGGCCTGGCAATGGCCCAGAAAACAGATGAGCTCAACAAACAAAAGAATGATACAGCCGGAGCGGTGGAGTCCAACAAGGCCCAGATTATTTCCACCGAAAACACCATCAAGGCCCGGCAGATCGAGGTCAGCCAGTTGGAGGATAAACAGAACCTTCTGCAGCGCGAATCGGATGATCTGGCGGAACAGATCCAAGGCCGCCAGCAGGAACACCTCCACCTGTCGGAATCCATCAGCCTGGCCATGTCCAGCCAGGAGGAGCTGGAGAAGCGGCTGGCCGGCACCAAACAGGAACAAGGGGCCCAGTCCGAGCTGCTGGCCCAGACCACCCGGCAGATAGATGAGGCTCGTCAGCGATATTCCGCTATGCTTGAGGAGCAAACAGCGCTGGATGACGAAATCGGCAGAAGACGGAACGAACTGTCGGATTGGGAATCAAAACTTAAGTCGGTCCAGGGCCGGCACGACGATGTCCAGGAGAAGTTGGAAGACAACAGCAGGGAGAACCGGCTTTTGGCGGAAAACATCGAACAGCAGAAAATACTGGTAGACCAGATAAAGACTGAAAAAGAAGAGATGGTCGAGCGGCTAACAGCCGAAAAGGAAGAACTGGATGACCAGCTTGATGCCCTGCAGAAAAAACGGACCGGCCTGGAACAGTGGATCAAGGAAGCTATGGAGTTTCGCACCCAGCAGGGCAGTTCCATTGAGGATCAGCTATCCAAAACACGGGAGTTGAAGGCCCAAGCAGGGGAGTTTGCGGCACAGCTTGAACAGGGAAGAAAAGAACTGGAGGAGATAGACTCCGAGAACCAGCGCTTGATGCAGGAAAGAGCCCGCAGCCTCCAGACGGCCGAGTCAGAACTGGCTGATCTTAGCGGTCAGCTGGAGAAGGTAAAGAGCCAGCTTGAGAAAGACCGGGATGAGTCGGAGACTTTATCCGGCCAGATAAACAGCCTGCGGGATGAGGCGGGAAATTTAAAGTCCGAGCAGGAGGAGTTATCAATCGCGGCGGCCGATGCCAGGTCGCAAAAGGAAAATATTGATCTTCAGCTGAGTGATACCAAACGGGAGTTCGAGGACCAGGTCCAGCAGCAGAGCCGGGAGTTGGAGAGCCTGGCCCAGGAGACCGAGACCTCCAAGCAGAAGCTGACGGAGCAGGTTGAACAGATCCAGCGGGAGATGGAGGAGAAGAACCGCAAGCTGGAGGGCATCAACGATCAACTGCGAGGAGCTCAATCGGAGGTGGAGAGCAAGGAACGCCAGCGTGAGGAATTGGAGAAGACCCTGGCCGATCTAAAGAACCGGAATCAGGAGTTGAACGCCCAGGCTGATATGGAGATGGCCGGCATCAGCACCAGGAAAGAGAGCCTGCAGCAGGAGATAGGGAAGTTGGCTTCAGAGGCCGAGTCTGCCCAGGCCAAACTAAAATCGGTGCAGGAGGCCATTGCCGCCAAGACCAGCGAGGAAGCGTCCCTGCTCAAGCGTTTCCAGATGCTTTCTATGGAGATGTCCGAGATGGAGAACATGAAGAAGGAATCCCGCGAGCTGTCCCGCAAGATAGACGAGCAGAAGCGGATACTGGAGGACCTGGAACTCCAGATAGATAAAAAATCCGGCCTGTTCACCTGACCGGAACCATCGATACGCTAAATTTAATTCCTGTTAATACCTTAAGGCTGTCCCGACAGGGGCGGCCTTTTTAAAAAGTTTTATTAAAATGAGAGCAGTAAAAGTAATCATCAATGGAATGGTCCAAGGGGTAGGATTCCGTCCCTATATCTACCGGCTGGCAAAAAACCACCATCTTTCTGGCTGGGTGCTCAACTCCAGCCGGGGGGTGGAGATATTGGCCCAGGGACTTCCTGCCGGCATCGATGCCTTTCTGTCGGATATCAAAAGCCAGCTGCCGCCACAGGCTTTTATTGATCATATGGCGGTATCCGAAATGGAACCTGGGGAACATCACGATTTTGCCATCAGGGAAAGTCTTGAAGGAGAAGGCATCACTCGAATATCACCGGATATCGCTCTCTGTCGGGACTGTCTTGCTGAAATGCTGGACAAGAAAGACCGGCGACATGATTATCCTTTCATTAACTGCACCAACTGCGGCCCCAGGTTCTCCATCATCAAAAACACTCCGTATGACCGGCCCTTTACCACCATGTCCTGCTTTACTATGTGTCCCACTTGTCAAAAGGAATATGACGACCCTGAGAACCGCCGGTTCCATGCTCAGCCTAACGCCTGCCCTGACTGCGGCCCGCAATACCGGCTATGTCATAAGAACGGGCATGAAATTGCCAGGAAGCAGGGGGCCATTGAACAAACGGCAAAGCTGCTGATGGCCGGGGATATCCTGGCCGTAAAGGGGTTAGGAGGGTTTCATCTGGCCTGCGATGCCGGCAATGATCCGGCGGTTAAAAAACTTCGTGACAGAAAGAACCGGCTGGACAAGCCGCTGGCCCTGATGTGCGGGTCATTGGATGATGTAAGGAACATCTGCGAAGTGAACGATAGGGAGGCGAAGGTGCTGGGGTCAAGCCAGGCGCCGATTGTTCTTTTGGCAAAATCAAAAATCAATCCTTCGGCAACGCTCAAGGCAAGAAATAAAAAATCAAATATATCCAATCATGTGGCTCCGGGGAACAATTATCTGGGAGTGATGTTGCCGTATGCTCCGGTGCATCATCTTTTATTTAAAGAGCTGAAAAAAATATCCCCCGGAGTCAAGGCATTAGTAATGACCTCGGGTAATATACAGGATGAGCCGGTGGTTATCGGCAATCGGGAAGCTTTGGACAAACTGTCGGGCATTGCCGATTATTTTTTGTTTAACGATAGGGATATTGAGAATCGCAACGATGATTCCATCGTGTTTGTGACCGATGATGAAAATCAAAGATCAAAGATCAAAGGTCAAAAAACCCAGGGAGACCAGCAGGACGAGAAATTATCTTTTATCCAGATAGTCCGGCATTCCAGGGGCTATGCCCCCAATCCCATCAATCTCCCGGTCCCGGTGCCTCCGACTCTGGCGGTGGGTGGGGAGATGAAGAATGTTTTTTGTCTGGCCTCGGGCGATAAGGCCTATGTCAGCCAGCATATCGGCGAGATGGACAACACTGCCACCTTGGAATTTTTTGAAGAAATGGTGGGTAAATACCAGAAGTGGTTCAAGATAAAACCGGAAATTATCGTTCACGACCTGCATCCCGATTACCTGACCACCAAGTGGGCCAGGGAACAGACCGGGATAACTCTGCGCGCAGTCCAGCACCATAAAGCCCATATCTTAAGCACCCTGGCCGATAACGGAAAAGTCATTCCGGCCATCGGGGTGGCCTTCGACGGCACCGGCTACGGCGAGGATGGAAAGACTTGGGGCGGGGAGTTCTTTGTATTCGACGGCAAAGAAATTGAAAGGGCCGGGCATTTGGAATATCTGCCCCTGCCGGGCGGGGAGGCCTCTATCAAAAGGCCCTATCGAATCGCTGCTGCCTACAGCAAATATTTTCTCAACCAGCTCCCCGTGAACCTGATGTCCAAAGATAATGAAGCGGAGCTGGAGGTGATAGCAAAACAACTGGAGAACGGCTTTAACCTGGCCTGGACATCCAGCCTGGGCCGGTTGTTCGATGCGGTCAGCGCCATGCTGGGCGTCTGCCGGAGCATTACTTTTGAGGCCCAGGCGGCTATGGCACTGGAGAACTGCCTTGCTTCAGGGATCAATGAAAGATACGAGTATGATCTGGCTGAAGAAAATGGAATGATTTTAGTGTCAGTGAAAAGACTGTGGGAACAGCTGACCGACGATATCCTGTCGGGTGTAAACGCTGGGGTTTGCTCGGCCAAGTTCCATAACACAATCGTTGACTTTACTTTGCTGATGTGCGATAATTTGAGGTCAAAAACCGGCATAAATACCACAGTTCTGTCTGGGGGCGTCTTTCAGAACCGTTATCTGTTACGGCAGATACGACAACAACTTCAGAATTCAGGTTATGATGTCCTGCTTCACCGTCAGGTGCCGTCAAACGATGGCGGTATAGCGTTGGGGCAGGCGCTTTCTGTTGTGATAAATAACAAGTAATATGGGAATATAATATGTGTTTAGCCATACCAGCCAAAATCGAAAATATCGACGGCACCAAGGCCGAGGTTGACATCCGGGGTCTTAAAAGAAAGATCGGCCTGCAGCTTATGCCCGACGCCAAGGTAGGCGAGTACGTGCTGGTGCATGCCGGGTTCGCCATCCAGCGGATCGATCCGGAGGAGGCCGAGGAAACCTACAAACTGCTGGAAGACACCGGCATCACCATATCATGACGGGGTATCGGCAATGATTGATCTCGATAAATTTCGCGATCCGGCGGTGGCCGCAAAGTTGGTGAAGAGGATCGAAGCCCTTTGCGATGGCCCGGCGGCCTTCATGGAGGTCTGCGGTACCCATACCATGGCCATCTCGCAATTCGGCATCAGGGGATTGATCCCCAAATCAATAAAGCTTCTTTCCGGACCGGGCTGTCCGGTGTGCGTCACCGCCTTGTCCGACATAGACAAGATGATCGCCATTGCCAGTCTGAAGGATGTGATCTTCACCACCTTCGGCGATATGATTAGGGTGCCGGGCTCGTACAGCAGCCTGCGGGAGGCCAAGTCCCAGGGAGCCGATGTCAGGATATTGTATTCCCCGCTGGATGCCCTGCAGATCGCGGCCGAGAATCCGCAGAAACAAGTGATATTTGCCGGAGTGGGTTTCGAGACCACTTCGCCCACCATCATCGCCACGGTGCTGGAGGCAAAAGAAAGAGGGATTAATAACTTTTTGGTCTATCCGGCCTTCAAGACAGTACCCCATGCCCTGAAGGCGATACTGGAATCTGGTCAGACCAAGATAGACGGGTTTCTTTGCCCGGGCCATGTTTCGGCCATCATTGGCAGCAAGCCGTATCAATTCATTCCGGCTCAATACCAGATCCCCTGCGTCATCGCCGGGTTCGAGCCGCTGGACATTCTGGAATCTTTGGTGATGCTTCTGGAACAGATCAGGGTCCATAAAAAAGATGGTTCGGCTTTCTCCGTTCAGACGGAATACCGTCGGGGCGTGCCCGATGCCGGGAATCCCCATGCCCTGTCGATAATAGATAAAGTTATGATGCCCTGCACCGTCGAATGGCGGGCCATTGGCAGTATCCCTGATACCGGGCTTTGCTTCAGGGAAGAATACAGTGCATTCGATGCTTCAAAGCGTTTCGATATCAAAGTGGAGCCGGCCGTCGAGCCGGAAGGCTGTCTCTGCGGCCAAGTGATGATGGGCCTGAACCAGCCGGACGAATGCAAGATGTTTGGAAAAAAATGCACGCCGGAAAGCCCGGTGGGACCGTGCATGGTGTCCTCCGAGGGGGCCTGCGCCGCCTGGTATAAATATCAAAATTGAAAAGGTAATATATGAAGGTAAATAGTTACATAAAATCGTTTTTAGTCACAATGTTTATTTTTGGCGCTTTAACAACTATTGCAGATGGTGCACCTCCCCCATATAAACCCAATGCTCTATGTGTTGCATTATTGGATAACAGCCGTAGTTTAGAAGGAGGGTTATATTATAGTCAAAAAGGGGGTTTAGACGGAAGTGTTGTTTATGTGTGTAATAGACGTATCAGGGCTTATATCAATTATTATGTGGATAGACAAGAATATTCTGATAGAACTTTTGCAACACAAGAATTAAAGGAATATATAACGGATTCATGGTATGGTGAGATCGGGGTAGGCTATCGCATTGGTAGGATTGATTCGACAAAAAAAATAATTGAAATATTCGGAGGTTTTGGGAAAGGAAAGCTTTATCAAAAAGAGTACTTGCCCTTATGG
Above is a genomic segment from Candidatus Edwardsbacteria bacterium containing:
- a CDS encoding HypC/HybG/HupF family hydrogenase formation chaperone; this encodes MCLAIPAKIENIDGTKAEVDIRGLKRKIGLQLMPDAKVGEYVLVHAGFAIQRIDPEEAEETYKLLEDTGITIS
- the hypD gene encoding hydrogenase formation protein HypD, which encodes MIDLDKFRDPAVAAKLVKRIEALCDGPAAFMEVCGTHTMAISQFGIRGLIPKSIKLLSGPGCPVCVTALSDIDKMIAIASLKDVIFTTFGDMIRVPGSYSSLREAKSQGADVRILYSPLDALQIAAENPQKQVIFAGVGFETTSPTIIATVLEAKERGINNFLVYPAFKTVPHALKAILESGQTKIDGFLCPGHVSAIIGSKPYQFIPAQYQIPCVIAGFEPLDILESLVMLLEQIRVHKKDGSAFSVQTEYRRGVPDAGNPHALSIIDKVMMPCTVEWRAIGSIPDTGLCFREEYSAFDASKRFDIKVEPAVEPEGCLCGQVMMGLNQPDECKMFGKKCTPESPVGPCMVSSEGACAAWYKYQN
- a CDS encoding carbamoyltransferase HypF, which encodes MRAVKVIINGMVQGVGFRPYIYRLAKNHHLSGWVLNSSRGVEILAQGLPAGIDAFLSDIKSQLPPQAFIDHMAVSEMEPGEHHDFAIRESLEGEGITRISPDIALCRDCLAEMLDKKDRRHDYPFINCTNCGPRFSIIKNTPYDRPFTTMSCFTMCPTCQKEYDDPENRRFHAQPNACPDCGPQYRLCHKNGHEIARKQGAIEQTAKLLMAGDILAVKGLGGFHLACDAGNDPAVKKLRDRKNRLDKPLALMCGSLDDVRNICEVNDREAKVLGSSQAPIVLLAKSKINPSATLKARNKKSNISNHVAPGNNYLGVMLPYAPVHHLLFKELKKISPGVKALVMTSGNIQDEPVVIGNREALDKLSGIADYFLFNDRDIENRNDDSIVFVTDDENQRSKIKGQKTQGDQQDEKLSFIQIVRHSRGYAPNPINLPVPVPPTLAVGGEMKNVFCLASGDKAYVSQHIGEMDNTATLEFFEEMVGKYQKWFKIKPEIIVHDLHPDYLTTKWAREQTGITLRAVQHHKAHILSTLADNGKVIPAIGVAFDGTGYGEDGKTWGGEFFVFDGKEIERAGHLEYLPLPGGEASIKRPYRIAAAYSKYFLNQLPVNLMSKDNEAELEVIAKQLENGFNLAWTSSLGRLFDAVSAMLGVCRSITFEAQAAMALENCLASGINERYEYDLAEENGMILVSVKRLWEQLTDDILSGVNAGVCSAKFHNTIVDFTLLMCDNLRSKTGINTTVLSGGVFQNRYLLRQIRQQLQNSGYDVLLHRQVPSNDGGIALGQALSVVINNK